A single Tuberibacillus sp. Marseille-P3662 DNA region contains:
- a CDS encoding DUF2325 domain-containing protein: MDKLKVFEMAKTDLKQLIEQMQPESLHTNVKQIQQYITFLESLVAIEGVCDDEPNKEETCIDEQENFENSQPMEEEPVYSFERKLKGGYLPDIDAYVPETIVRSLDLKDGDQVKATEKGLDHKQRLRYHYELAQKGKGQNDPNRCEIKYCIVEKDQNLWVCQKNLAGENIRIDDMPFTIRIRESEVQEFRLAEGDIVDVAYYANNPVNSRVNWKHEIEDEIYHTPLPSSVYKDKSSSIKAVEEHPDLKRKTITLIGCIDRQTIYKDHLTQLGAVVQGLDGTEDEQRVSSMIVRADLVLIIIPAVSHRGSGVAKKHCKANDIPFATVESIGTTTVVNRALNLARELKYEQV, from the coding sequence ATGGATAAATTGAAAGTTTTTGAAATGGCAAAAACAGATCTTAAACAATTGATAGAACAGATGCAGCCTGAATCTTTACATACGAATGTCAAACAGATTCAACAATATATCACTTTTCTAGAATCGCTTGTCGCTATTGAAGGCGTTTGTGATGATGAGCCAAACAAGGAAGAGACATGCATTGATGAGCAGGAAAATTTTGAAAACAGTCAACCTATGGAGGAAGAGCCTGTTTATTCATTTGAACGTAAATTAAAAGGGGGCTATCTCCCGGATATTGATGCCTACGTTCCTGAGACAATTGTCAGGTCACTCGACTTAAAGGATGGAGATCAAGTTAAGGCTACAGAAAAAGGGTTGGATCACAAACAGCGTCTTCGTTATCATTATGAATTGGCACAAAAGGGAAAGGGGCAAAATGATCCCAATCGTTGTGAAATAAAATATTGTATTGTAGAAAAAGATCAAAATTTATGGGTTTGTCAAAAGAACCTTGCTGGTGAGAACATTAGGATTGACGATATGCCGTTTACAATTAGAATTCGAGAATCCGAAGTTCAGGAATTTCGCTTAGCTGAGGGGGATATTGTTGATGTTGCCTATTATGCGAACAATCCTGTCAATAGTCGCGTCAATTGGAAACATGAAATTGAAGATGAGATCTATCATACGCCACTGCCATCAAGTGTTTATAAAGATAAGTCTTCTTCTATAAAGGCAGTCGAAGAACATCCTGATCTGAAAAGAAAAACAATTACGCTCATAGGATGCATCGACCGTCAGACCATTTATAAGGATCATCTGACTCAATTAGGTGCTGTCGTTCAGGGATTGGATGGCACTGAAGATGAGCAACGCGTATCGTCCATGATTGTCCGGGCAGATTTGGTCCTTATTATTATCCCGGCTGTTAGCCATAGAGGCAGTGGTGTAGCCAAAAAACATTGCAAAGCCAATGATATCCCATTTGCCACCGTTGAAAGTATTGGAACCACCACTGTCGTCAATCGAGCTCTCAATCTCGCTCGCGAATTAAAGTATGAGCAAGTATAA